A genomic stretch from Octopus sinensis linkage group LG14, ASM634580v1, whole genome shotgun sequence includes:
- the LOC115218815 gene encoding zinc finger protein 658B — protein MERYSSDKSSHSDMSGKQFSHRHLQQARMSHMNKKHGNSEIAVKQFAPHRHAAYQTALFPVTMPMPHMTLIPAHSEALSGKHFSHLQHHHQQQQQQQVSMASIVDKSPTHSDIVNKHFSPHSHNSLQQQQQPPLPPPPPPPSLTPTQIRMSHLVEKSMHHAEISGKQYSHSLQLQQQQQQQQQHSLSHLPEKSSHSQLSGKQYSHSHSLHHHQQQQQQQRMSRIAEKSSHSEMSGKQYSHSQSMHSQRMSDILEKLNPGSEISSKPYVHSPDISAGHRLPHVSEKSSSGHREDLTSKYSQSHTGIQSDRMSLLSSDKTGVSGGSSSSPTGKSQFNPTHMHSSMVSPPHQQMSHLSETMFPNNIYTSQYSQPCYLPVSTPPTATTPTSASTPDRILSPTAPVISSGITSKQQQQQQQQQQQQQQQQQQQQQQQQQVSAEKSYSSNNNHEKSLSYQNDIGHKQYSIGKSLPTSTSQQQQQPQQQQQQQQQQPQQQQQQQPHYHRKEKMKEKQLFCDYCGKKFPDEDMMQAHRLTHVGGKAFHCDICFKQFSRRDTMQRHRKNHMESNPSVDSTGTSDNISLNNSDHGPTMMSHSMSTMSSSLSPNQSSMAGTVPYVSSPPVPPAGTLNYLPSIPKTPKPRAPRSSRPDDKTYQCDICLKQFAQRYYLQIHRRTHTGEKPYQCDFCIQKFSRRDTLQIHRRTHTGEKPYQCEICLRLFAQSDKLRAHKKSHVLKKKYQCEFCLKQFAQRYYLQIHRRIHTGEKLLQCDVCFKPFAQKHYLEIHKRTHTGEKPFQCDFCIQKFARKTTLQIHRRTHTGERPYQCEVCSKDFAQKYKLQIHMRTHSPKKRHHCEICLKQFAQSHYLHIHRRTHTGEKPFECEACGKRFSQRNSLQVHRRTHTGEKPYQCDTCFKQFAQRQYLQIHKRTHTGEKPFQCDFCIQKFARKTTLQIHRRTHTGEKPYHCEICLKKFAQRYKLQIHKRTHMPKKRYHCDVCLKPFAQNHYLQVHRRTHTGEKPFQCDICLKQFAQRNSLRLHHRTHTGEKPFECDICFKPFAQRHYLQLHRRTHTGEKPYTCELCTKQFARRDTLKRHKKLHNGHHIGGKKMHFGEQKSAANSGNKTIEEFPPMSDYLWQL, from the coding sequence ACACGCCGCTTACCAAACGGCTTTGTTCCCTGTTACCATGCCTATGCCCCACATGACTCTCATTCCAGCCCATTCGGAGGCCCTGTCGGGTAAACACTTCTCTCAcctccagcatcatcatcaacaacagcaacagcagcaagtgTCCATGGCATCGATCGTTGACAAATCCCCCACACACAGCGACATTGTTAACAAGCACTTCTCCCCTCACAGCCATAATAgcttgcaacaacaacagcagcctccccttcctcctcctccacctcctccctcTCTGACGCCAACCCAGATCAGGATGTCACACCTTGTGGAGAAATCAATGCACCACGCGGAGATCTCCGGCAAGCAGTATTCCCACAGCCtacaattgcaacaacaacaacagcaacaacaacaacactctctGTCCCATTTGCCTGAAAAGTCCAGCCATTCCCAATTATCTGGTAAACAATATTCTCATTCGCACAgcctacatcatcatcagcagcagcaacagcagcagcggatGTCCCGTATAGCGGAGAAGTCGAGCCACAGTGAGATGTCTGGCAAACAATATTCGCACTCCCAGAGCATGCATTCTCAAAGAATGTCCGACATCCTTGAGAAATTGAACCCTGGCAGTGAGATCAGCAGTAAACCGTACGTCCATTCGCCAGACATATCAGCTGGCCACCGGCTGCCACACGTCAGTGAAAAGTCCAGCTCAGGACACCGTGAGGACTTGACCAGTAAGTACTCCCAGTCTCACACGGGCATCCAATCCGACCGGATGTCGCTGTTGTCTTCGGACAAAACTGGGGTcagtggtggcagcagtagcagtcCGACGGGCAAATCGCAGTTCAACCCGACCCACATGCACAGTTCCATGGTGTCCCCACCCCACCAACAGATGTCTCACCTCTCCGAGACCATGTTCCCCAACAACATCTACACGAGTCAGTACTCCCAGCCGTGTTACCTGCCTGTCTCCACACCACCTACTGCCACCACGCCCACTTCGGCTTCCACACCTGATCGGATATTGTCCCCAACCGCACCTGTTATAAGCTCAGGTATAACttccaagcaacaacaacagcaacaacagcagcagcagcaacaacaacaacagcaacaacagcagcagcagcaacaacaacaagtatcTGCTGAGAAATcgtacagcagcaacaacaatcatgAGAAGTCTCTTTCATATCAAAATGACATCGGCCACAAACAGTACAGTATCGGCAAGTCGTTACCCACATCAACCagtcagcagcaacaacagccacaacaacaacaacaacagcagcagcagcagccacagcaacaacaacaacaacaaccacactaTCATCGAaaggagaaaatgaaggagaagcaGCTGTTTTGTGATTACTGTGGTAAGAAATTTCCCGATGAGGACATGATGCAAGCGCATCGTCTGACTCATGTCGGAGGTAAAGCTTTCCACTGTGACATTTGTTTCAAGCAATTTTCGCGCAGAGATACCATGCAGCGACACCGGAAGAACCACATGGAGTCGAATCCGAGCGTCGACTCCACTGGAACCAGCGATAACATCTCActgaacaactctgatcacggACCGACGATGATGTCACACAGCATGTCAACAATGTCTAGCTCCCTCTCCCCCAACCAGTCCTCTATGGCAGGTACCGTCCCTTATGTTAGCTCTCCACCAGTCCCTCCCGCTGGAACCTTGAACTATCTACCATCTATACCGAAAACGCCAAAACCGAGAGCTCCGAGGAGTTCAAGACCTGACGACAAGACCTACCAATGTGATATTTGTTTGAAACAGTTTGCCCAACGTTATTACCTACAGATCCATCGGAGGACccacactggggaaaaaccataccaGTGTGACTTTTGTATTCAGAAGTTTTCTCGCAGGGACACGTTACAGATCCACCGAAGAActcatactggggagaaacccTACCAGTGTGAGATCTGTCTTCGACTGTTTGCTCAAAGTGATAAACTACGAGCCCACAAGAAGTCACAcgtcttgaaaaaaaaataccaatgtGAATTCTGTCTTAAGCAGTTTGCTCAGCGCTATTACCTGCAGATCCATCGGAGAATTCACACAGGGGAGAAGCTACTGCAGTgcgatgtttgttttaaaccttttgCTCAGAAACATTACCTGGAAATTCACAAGCGAACTCACACGGGGGAGAAACCATTTCAATGCGATTTCTGTATTCAAAAGTTTGCACGGAAAACCACACTACAAATCCATCGACGAACACATACTGGAGAACGTCCGTACCAATGTGAAGTCTGTTCGAAAGATTTTGCTCAAAAGTACAAGCTTCAGATTCATATGAGGACGCACAGCCCAAAGAAACGGCACCATTGCGAGATCTGTCTCAAACAGTTTGCTCAGAGTCACTATTTGCACATTCACCGAAGgactcatactggagagaaaccatttgaGTGTGAAGCTTGCGGCAAACGATTCTCCCAACGCAATTCGCTGCAGGTTCATCGACGGACCCACACGGGGGAGAAACCCTATCAGTGCGACACGTGCTTCAAACAGTTTGCTCAGAGACAATATTTACAGATTCATAAACGAACCCACACGGGAGAGAAACCGTTCCAGTGTGATTTCTGTATCCAAAAATTTGCCCGCAAGACCACGCTGCAGATCCACCGCAGGACTCACACGGGTGAAAAGCCATACCACTGTGAAATTTGTCTGAAGAAATTCGCTCAGAGATACAAGCTCCAAatccacaaacgcacacacatgcctaAAAAACGCTACCACTGCGATGTTTGCCTGAAGCCGTTTGCTCAGAACCACTATCTTCAAGTGCATCGCAGGACCCACACGGGGGAGAAGCCCTTTCAGTGTGACATTTGTCTGAAGCAGTTCGCTCAGAGAAACTCGTTGAGGCTGCACCACCGGACCCACACGGGGGAGAAACCGTTCGAGTGTGACATTTGTTTCAAGCCGTTTGCACAACGACATTACTTACAGTTGCATCGAAGAACTCACACGGGGGAGAAACCTTATACATGTGAGTTGTGTACAAAACAATTCGCTCGAAGGGACACCTTGAAACGGCACAAGAAACTGCACAATGGGCATCATATTGGAGGGAAAAAGATGCATTTTGGAGAACAAAAGTCAGCAGCCAATTCTGGTAACAAGACAATCGAAGAGTTTCCACCGATGAGTGATTATCTGTGGCAGCTATAG